The following coding sequences lie in one Zonotrichia leucophrys gambelii isolate GWCS_2022_RI chromosome 4A, RI_Zleu_2.0, whole genome shotgun sequence genomic window:
- the TMEM185A gene encoding transmembrane protein 185A translates to MNLRGFFQDFNPSKFLIYACLLLFSVLLSLRLDDKIQWSYWAVFAPIWLWKLMVIVGASVGTGVWARNPQYRAEGETCVEFKAMLIAVGIHLLLLMFEVLVCDRIERGTHFWLLVFMPLFFVSPVSVAACVWGFRHDRSLELEILCSVNILQFIFIALRLDEIIRWPWLVVCVPLWILMSFLCLVVLYYIVWSVLFLRSMDVIAEQRRTHITMAVSWMTIVVPLLTFEILLVHRLDGHNSFSFIPIFVPLWLSLITLMATTFGQKGGNHWWFGIRKDFCQFLLEIFPFLREYGNISYDLHHEDNEETEETPLPEPPKIAPMFRKKTGVVITQSPGKYVIPPPKLNIDMPD, encoded by the exons CAAATTCCTTATTTatgcctgcctgctgctcttctctgtgttGCTCTCTCTGCGTCTGGATGACAAAATCCAGTGGAGTTACTGGGCTGTGTTTGCTCCAATATGGCTGTGGAAGCTGATGGTGATCGTGGGTGCCTCGGTGGGAACGGGAGTGTGGGCCCGGAACCCTCAGTACCG AGCAGAAGGAGAAACCTGTGTGGAGTTCAAAGCAATGCTAATTGCAGtaggcatccacctgctcctgctgatgTTTGAAGTCCTGGTGTGTGACAGGATTGAAAGAGGAACCCATTTCTGGCTTCTGGTGTTCATGCCCCTGTTCTTTGTGTCTCCAGTCTCAGTTGCAGCTTGTGTGTGGGGATTCCGACACGACAGGTCCCTGGAG ctGGAAATCTTGTGTTCAGTCAATATTCTACAGTTCATATTTATTGCACTCAGACTAGATGAGATCATCAGATGGCCATGGCTT GTTGTCTGTGTCCCTCTGTGGATCTTGatgtccttcctgtgcctgGTGGTGCTCTACTACATCGTGTGGTCTGTGCTGTTCCTGCGCTCCATGGACGTGATCGCTGAGCAGAGGAGGACACACATAACCATGGCTGTCAGCTGGATGACAATTGTAGTTCCACTGCTCACATTTGAG atcTTGCTAGTACACAGACTGGATGGgcataattctttttctttcataccCATATTTGTTCCTCTCTGGCTTTCACTGATAACATTAATGGCAACAACATTTGGACAAAAAGGAGGCAATCACT gGTGGTTTGGAATTCGCAAAGACTTTTGCCAGTTCCTGCTTGAAATTTTCCCATTCTTGCGAGAATATGGAAATATCTCTTATGATCTTCATCATGAAGATAATGAGGAGACAGAAGAAACACCACTGCCTGAGCCACCAAAAATTGCACCAATGTTCCGAAAAAAGACTGGAGTGGTCATTACCCAGAGTCCTGGAAAATATGTGATTCCACCTCCCAAGTTAAACATTGATATGCCAGATTAA
- the LOC135447966 gene encoding EOLA-like protein, with translation MKFGCLSFRQPYAGLLLNQVKTVETRWRPLLAGYKNSTIAIHIAVKDWEDETWREILLNRFGMTPKQLQDLLDEGEKYGRGVIAGLIDVGETSLYPENLPPEEILELENKAVLSNLEQKYLTVVSNPRWLLEPIPARGRTGVWQVDIPEELIPSEL, from the exons ATGAAGTTCGGTTGCCTTTCCTTCCGACAGCCCTACGCAGGGTTGCTTCTAAACCAAGTCAAAACAGTAGAGACCCGCTGGCGTCCTTTGCTAGCAGGCTACAAGAACAGCACCATTGCTATTCATATAGCTGTTAAGGACTGGGAAGATGAAACATGGAGAGAAATTCTTCTGAATAGGTTCGGCATGACACCAAAACAACTGCAGGATTTGTTggatgaaggggaaaaatatggCAGAGGAGTTATTGCAG GATTAATTGATGTTGGAGAGACATCACTATATCCAGAAAACCTGCCTCCTGAAGAGATTCTGgagctggaaaacaaagctgTCCTCAGTAATTTAGAACAAAAATACTTGACTGTTGTTTCAAATCCCAGATGGCTCCTGGAACCAATTCCTGCCAGAGGGAGAACAGGGGTGTGGCAGGTAGACATCCCTGAAGAACTGATCCCTTCAGAATTGTAA